The proteins below are encoded in one region of Neofelis nebulosa isolate mNeoNeb1 chromosome 17, mNeoNeb1.pri, whole genome shotgun sequence:
- the PPP1R14A gene encoding protein phosphatase 1 regulatory subunit 14A: MAAQRLGKRVLSKLQSPSRARGPGGSPGGLQKRHARVTVKYDRRELQRRLDVEKWIDGRLEELYRGREADMPDEVNIDELLELESEEERSRKIQGLLKSCKNPTEDFVQELLVKLRGLHKQPGLRQPSPSGDSSLSPLQDPARTAPP, translated from the exons ATGGCAGCTCAGCGGCTGGGCAAGCGGGTGCTGAGCAAGCTGCAGTCTCCGTCGCGGGCCCGCGGGCCGGGGGGAAGCCCCGGGGGGCTGCAGAAACGTCACGCGCGTGTCACCGTCAAGTATGACCGGCGGGAGCTGCAGCGGCGGCTGGACGTGGAGAAGTGGATCGACGGGCGCTTGGAGGAGCTGTACCGCGGCagg GAGGCAGACATGCCTGATGAGGTCAACATTGATGAATTGTTGGAATTAGAGAGTGAAGAGGAGAGAAGCCGGAAGATCCag GGACTCCTGAAGTCGTGCAAGAACCCCACAGAG GACTTCGTCCAGGAGCTGCTGGTGAAGCTTCGAGGCCTCCACAAGCAGCCAGGTCTCCGCCAGCCCAGCCCCTCTGGTGACAGCAGCCTGAGCCCCCTCCAGGACCCGGCCCGGACCGCGCCACCCTGA